A genomic stretch from Telopea speciosissima isolate NSW1024214 ecotype Mountain lineage chromosome 7, Tspe_v1, whole genome shotgun sequence includes:
- the LOC122667006 gene encoding pentatricopeptide repeat-containing protein At1g33350-like, whose protein sequence is MQKWENLAGKENQHTMHFASPQVPSERNLNKYVLYVLDKCNHLKQLQAFLLTLGHGHTPFYAFKLVRFCAVTIADFDYARFIFDHVHSPNVYLYTAMITAYASKPDHRSAILLFRTMIRRGRSKPNHFIYPQVLKSSSEISETQGTKSIHSQILRSGFGGYPIVQTALLDSYSRLCLDLGAARELFDKMSERNVVSWTAMISAYARLGQIGNAILLFEDMPERDIPSWNAVIAGCTQNGLFTEAISLLRRMIVLAGWDERPNQVTVVCALSACGHLGMLQLGKWIHGYIYRNHLGPNSFVSNGLVDMYGKCGSLKEARRVFDETSDRSLTSWNSMINSLALHGQSESAIAVFEEMIDCGGVVHPDGITFVGLLNACTHGGLVEEGCNYFISMTRDYGIEPQIEHYGCVIDLLGRAGRFKEAMEVIRRMNIEPDEVVWGSLVNGCKIHRCMDLAEFAIQRLIDIDPHNAGYVMLANIYGESGNWEEMRKVRKMLQEKGVAKMPGCSWIEIDNKVHQFYSADKMHPGTEEIYRILESLVNLY, encoded by the coding sequence ATGCAGAAATGGGAAAACTTGGCGGGAAAAGAGAACCAACATACCATGCACTTTGCAAGTCCTCAAGTTCCAAGCGAGCGAAACCTAAACAAGTACGTGTTGTATGTGTTGGACAAATGCAATCATCTCAAGCAGCTCCAGGCCTTCCTTCTAACCCTTGGCCATGGCCATACTCCATTCTATGCTTTCAAGCTTGTTCGCTTTTGCGCTGTCACCATTGCCGACTTCGACTATGCTCGTTTCATTTTCGATCACGTTCATTCCCCCAATGTCTACCTCTATACGGCCATGATTACGGCCTACGCTTCCAAGCCCGATCACAGGTCGGCAATTCTCTTGTTCCGAACTATGATCCGTCGTGGTCGCTCTAAGCCCAATCATTTCATCTATCCCCAAGTCTTAAAATCTTCTTCGGAGATCTCTGAAACACAGGGGACTAAATCAATACATTCCCAGATTTTGAGATCGGGTTTTGGTGGGTACCCAATTGTGCAAACTGCTTTGCTTGACTCTTATTCAAGGTTATGCTTGGACCTTGGCGCCGCGCGGGAGTTGTTCGACAAAATGAGTGAACGAAATGTCGTGTCTTGGACGGCTATGATTTCAGCGTACGCACGGCTTGGACAGATTGGAAACGCTATTTTGCTTTTCGAAGATATGCCTGAGAGAGATATTCCATCTTGGAATGCTGTAATAGCCGGGTGCACTCAGAATGGTCTGTTTACAGAGGCCATCTCGCTCTTAAGAAGAATGATTGTTCTTGCAGGTTGGGACGAGAGACCAAATCAGGTTACTGTTGTGTGCGCACTGTCGGCTTGTGGTCATTTGGGCATGCTTCAGCTAGGTAAATGGATTCATGGATACATCTATAGGAACCACCTTGGCCCCAATTCCTTTGTCTCAAATGGTCTTGTGGATATGTATGGTAAATGTGGGAGTTTAAAGGAAGCAAGAAGGGTTTTTGATGAGACATCAGACAGAAGCTTGACTTCTTGGAATTCCATGATCAATTCCCTTGCACTCCATGGGCAAAGTGAAAGTGCAATTGCTGTGTTTGAGGAGATGATTGATTGTGGAGGTGTAGTTCACCCAGACGGTATCACCTTTGTTGGTTTGTTGAATGCTTGTACTCATGGTGGATTGGTGGAGGAAGGTTGtaattatttcatttccatGACTCGGGATTATGGAATTGAGCCTCAAATTGAGCACTATGGATGTGTGATAGACCTTCTTGGTCGAGCTGGTCGCTTCAAAGAAGCCATGGAAGTTATCAGAAGAATGAATATTGAACCTGATGAagttgtttggggttctttggttAATGGTTGTAAGATCCATCGTTGTATGGATTTGGCTGAATTTGCAATACAAAGATTGATCGATATTGATCCACATAATGCAGGTTATGTAATGTTGGCCAATATTTATGGTGAGTCAGGGAATTGGGAAGAGATGAGGAAAGTGAGGAAGATGTTGCAAGAAAAGGGTGTAGCAAAAATGCCTGGATGCAGCTGGATTGAGATTGATAACAAAGTCCATCAGTTTTACTCTGCTGATAAGATGCATCCTGGAACAGAGGAAATATACAGAATTTTGGAAAGTTTGGTTAATTTGTATTAG
- the LOC122667007 gene encoding uncharacterized protein LOC122667007, with the protein MDPNSEILEISSDEDGTWDEGSDDNLDWIYELLEPVDGETEDSDDVVFVGENQISKPTERAKPDSRVDLDDDCTILESDPDNSVAAVNDSVDGSDELLIVGEKGQLACRDYPHPRHLCAKFPFSSTPHDKYCDLCHCYVCDSPAPCSYWGTGVCTTDHCHSTDKEEKWKVQRKYFKQGILPPTQGLKLPNNTLSVMPPLPNQTLPFNPLQLPNSGSVTHSVYSPPLRPCSSTTSFGVPSIIGHRSNQRPGLTLNRSRCPQNLSRSSLMLGTNNLIRREKNEIVGASGPQFTTQRFKRVASVPTVFPMSQHGYGSCNIRNDYKSHPLRNQHPVVMPNDEINVSWQDILAGSDPNFGSCENFSQPNTGSNFSEFQLYTSSQPHVYSQPIPQSGGDQNLYQHENSAPAAVNPSVSDFNSGWMDGATQGAQHSTAEASQIQGVQPTSDLLPVQSLYQNESPPGSAANSQYTGIPNLASSEFWIRSLDYEPNSGIAKDSVPLQPTPVEPASLYYDMESPWNGLPHV; encoded by the exons ATGGATCCTAATTCCGAAATTCTTGAAATTAGCTCTGATGAAGACGGCACTTGGGACGAAGGCAGTGACGATAATCTCGATTGGATTTACGAACTGCTTGAACCAGTTGATGGTGAAACAGAAGATTCAGACGATGTGGTGTTTGTGGGTGAGAACCAGATTTCCAAGCCTACGGAAAGAGCAAAACCGGACTCTAGGGTTGATTTGGACGATGATTGCACTATTTTGGAGAGCGACCCTGATAATTCAGTTGCAGCTGTAAATGACTCAGTGGATGGATCGGATGAGTTGCTTATTGTCGGTGAGAAGGGACAG cTTGCATGTAGAGACTATCCTCACCCAAGACACCTGTGTGCTAAATTCCCTTTCAGTTCGACTCCGCATGACAAGTACTGTGACCTG TGCCACTGTTACGTCTGTGACTCGCCTGCACCATGCAGCTACTGGGGCACTGGTGTTTGTACTACCGACCACTGTCATTCCACCGATAAAGAGGAGAAATGGAAGGTACAGAGAAAATATTTTAAGCAAGGCATATTACCACCAACACAAGGCCTGAAGCTTCCTAATAACACTCTTTCAGTGATGCCTCCCTTGCCTAATCAAACTCTACCATTCAATCCATTGCAACTCCCCAATAGTGGTTCTGTAACACATTCAgtctattcaccccctctccgTCCTTGCTCCTCAACGACCAGTTTTGGTGTGCCTAGTATCATAGGCCACAGAAGTAATCAGCGACCAGGACTCACCCTAAACAGAAGCAGATGCCCACAGAATTTAAGCAGATCATCGCTGATGCTTGGTACAAATAACCTCATTCGAAGAGAGAAAAACGAGATTGTTGGTGCTTCGGGACCTCAATTCACTACACAGCGGTTTAAAAGGGTTGCATCTGTGCCAACAGTTTTCCCAATGAGCCAACATGGATATGGTTCATGTAATATCAGAAATGATTACAAATCACATCCACTGAGGAACCAACATCCAGTGGTAATGCCAAATGATGAGATCAATGTGAGCTGGCAGGACATTCTTGCGGGAAGTGATCCGAACTTTGGTTCCTGTGAGAATTTCTCCCAGCCTAATACTGGCAGCAACTTCTCAGAATTTCAGTTATATACTAGTTCTCAACCCCATGTATATAGTCAGCCCATTCCTCAATCAGGTGGAGACCAAAATTTGTACCAACATGAGAATTCAGCTCCAGCTGCAGTAAATCCCAGCGTGTCAGACTTCAACTCAGGTTGGATGGATGGTGCAACTCAGGGTGCTCAACATTCCACAGCAGAAGCTTCCCAAATTCAAGGTGTACAACCAACATCTGACCTGCTACCTGTCCAAAGTTTATACCAGAATGAAAGTCCACCTGGTAGTGCTGCAAATTCCCAGTATACTGGGATCCCAAATCTAGCTTCATCAGAGTTCTGGATTAGGTCTCTGGACTATGAGCCCAATTCGGGGATTGCAAAAGATTCTGTGCCTCTCCAGCCCACACCTGTAGAGCCAGCCAGTCTTTATTACGATATGGAAAGCCCTTGGAATGGTCTTCCACATGTCTAG
- the LOC122667008 gene encoding ammonium transporter 1 member 2-like — MAAALTCSATELGQRLAGATNSTAAAYYICSLFDEVQNKFTDATYAIDTTYLLFSSYLVFAMQLGFAMLCAGSVRAKNTMNIMLTNVLDAAAGGLFYYLFGYAFAFGEPSNGFIGRHFFGMNDFPMEGNDYSHFMYQWAFAIAAAGITSGSIAERTQFVAYLIYSSFLTGFVYPVVSHWFWSTNGWASAFNTTNLLFGSGVIDFAGSGVVHLVGGVAGLWGALIEGPRIGRFDHAGRSVTLRGHSATLVVLGTFLLWFGWYGFNPGSFLQILKPYNTGTYYGQWSAVGRTAVTTTLAGCTAALTTLFGKRLMSGHWNVTDVCNGLLGGFAAITAGCAVVEPWAAIICGFVAAWVLIGFNKLAEKLKYDDPLEAAQLHGGCGAWGIIFTALFARKAFVNEVYAEGRPYGLFMGGGGKLLAAHIIQILVIFGWVSATMGPLFYGLNRLKLLRISAEDEMAGMDQTRHGGFAYVYHDDDDQATKHGFMMRKVEPTNNNESPPIV; from the coding sequence ATGGCAGCAGCTCTGACCTGCTCGGCCACCGAGCTTGGCCAACGCCTCGCCGGAGCCACCAACTCAACCGCCGCGGCTTACTACATCTGCAGCCTCTTCGATGAAGTACAGAACAAATTCACAGATGCAACCTATGCAATCGACACCACTtacctcctcttctcttcctaCTTAGTCTTCGCCATGCAACTTGGCTTCGCCATGCTCTGCGCCGGTTCCGTCCGTGCTAAGAACACCATGAACATTATGCTCACCAATGTCCTCGACGCCGCCGCTGGTGGTCTCTTCTACTACCTCTTCGGTTACGCCTTCGCCTTCGGTGAACCCTCCAATGGTTTCATTGGTCGTCACTTCTTTGGCATGAATGACTTCCCCATGGAAGGCAATGATTACAGTCACTTCATGTATCAATGGGCTTTTGCCATCGCCGCCGCAGGGATTACCAGTGGTTCCATAGCAGAGCGAACCCAATTCGTCGCTTACCTCATCTACTCCTCTTTCTTGACAGGCTTCGTCTACCCGGTCGTCTCTCACTGGTTTTGGTCCACCAATGGTTGGGCCAGTGCTTTCAATACGACTAACCTTTTGTTCGGTTCTGGAGTCATCGATTTCGCCGGCTCCGGCGTGGTTCACTTAGTCGGAGGGGTAGCAGGTTTGTGGGGAGCACTCATCGAAGGGCCACGTATTGGCCGGTTCGACCACGCCGGCCGATCTGTTACCTTGCGTGGTCACAGTGCTACTTTGGTCGTTTTGGGTACTTTCCTGCTTTGGTTCGGCTGGTACGGGTTCAACCCCGGTTCGTTTCTGCAAATCCTGAAGCCTTACAATACCGGAACCTATTACGGTCAATGGAGCGCTGTGGGTCGAACGGCTGTGACGACAACCTTGGCAGGTTGTACGGCTGCTCTCACTACTTTGTTTGGGAAAAGATTGATGTCGGGTCACTGGAATGTCACAGACGTCTGTAATGGGCTTTTAGGTGGGTTTGCAGCGATCACCGCCGGTTGCGCTGTGGTGGAGCCATGGGCGGCGATCATCTGTGGGTTTGTGGCTGCTTGGGTTTTGATTGGTTTCAATAAGCTTGCAGAGAAGCTTAAGTATGATGATCCACTTGAGGCTGCTCAGCTTCATGGAGGGTGTGGTGCTTGGGGGATTATATTTACGGCTCTGTTTGCAAGGAAAGCTTTTGTTAATGAGGTATATGCAGAAGGGAGGCCTTATGGGTTGTTCATGGGTGGTGGTGGGAAGCTCTTGGCTGCTCACATTATTCAGATTCTGGTTATTTTTGGGTGGGTGAGTGCCACAATGGGTCCTCTATTCTATGGACTCAATCGGTTGAAGCTGTTGAGGATTTCTGCAGAGGATGAGATGGCCGGAATGGATCAGACCCGGCATGGTGGTTTCGCTTATGTGTATCACGATGACGATGATCAGGCGACGAAGCATGGGTTCATGATGAGAAAAGTGGAGCCAACCAACAACAATGAGTCACCACCAATTGTATGA